The following proteins come from a genomic window of Alicyclobacillus dauci:
- a CDS encoding DUF917 domain-containing protein → MRVTEQTLEALSIGAAILGTGGGGDPLIGKLMAQQAIAEYGPVELVSLDEIDDTDVVFPVAMMGAPTVFLEKVPAGEEGYMAVQRMERHLGKKVTALCPIECGGMNSMIPFVVAARMGLPVVDGDGMGRAFPELQMETFHVLGVSGTPACIADEWGNVVLFETVDNYRLESFARACTVKMGGYSHLVDYPMTGTQVKGTAVRGTVSMAIRLGEALQEAHRSHVNPVEAVLAATRNTIYGHGIALFQGKVVDVSRRTSDGFAVGQARLQGFDEEEGKSMVIDFQNENLIAKVGDEVVASVPDLITLLDPDTGYAITNERLRYGQRVVVIGIPTPEIMRSEAALSVWGPKQFGYDIPFIPLEQAYPDFYRRVGVPLEKEKYLALMPPLER, encoded by the coding sequence ATGCGAGTCACTGAGCAAACCTTAGAGGCATTGTCCATTGGCGCAGCAATTTTGGGTACTGGTGGCGGTGGAGATCCCCTCATCGGCAAGCTCATGGCCCAACAGGCCATTGCAGAGTATGGCCCAGTGGAACTCGTTTCACTGGACGAGATCGATGATACGGATGTCGTATTTCCGGTCGCGATGATGGGGGCCCCAACCGTGTTCCTGGAAAAGGTACCAGCAGGGGAAGAAGGCTATATGGCGGTTCAGCGCATGGAGCGGCACCTGGGAAAGAAAGTGACTGCACTGTGTCCAATCGAGTGTGGTGGGATGAACAGCATGATCCCTTTTGTCGTCGCTGCGCGTATGGGATTGCCTGTTGTTGATGGAGATGGTATGGGCCGCGCCTTCCCTGAATTGCAGATGGAGACCTTTCATGTACTAGGCGTTTCTGGTACACCGGCGTGTATAGCCGATGAATGGGGTAACGTAGTTCTGTTTGAGACCGTAGACAATTACAGGCTGGAGTCGTTTGCCCGAGCTTGCACTGTCAAAATGGGAGGATACTCTCACTTGGTTGATTATCCAATGACGGGTACACAGGTAAAGGGCACGGCCGTGCGAGGAACCGTATCCATGGCCATTCGTCTAGGCGAAGCCCTTCAGGAGGCACATCGTTCCCACGTGAATCCTGTTGAGGCAGTTCTTGCAGCAACTCGCAACACCATTTACGGACACGGAATTGCCCTTTTTCAAGGCAAGGTTGTGGATGTGTCACGACGAACCTCGGACGGCTTTGCGGTTGGCCAAGCGCGTTTGCAAGGGTTCGACGAGGAAGAAGGGAAGTCCATGGTTATTGACTTTCAGAACGAAAACCTCATTGCGAAGGTCGGCGACGAGGTTGTTGCCAGTGTCCCGGACTTAATCACACTGTTGGATCCGGACACCGGTTACGCAATTACCAACGAGCGTTTACGTTACGGTCAACGCGTTGTGGTCATTGGCATTCCAACGCCCGAAATCATGCGCAGCGAAGCAGCTCTATCCGTATGGGGGCCTAAACAATTCGGTTACGATATTCCTTTCATACCCTTGGAACAGGCGTACCCGGATTTTTACAGGCGCGTTGGTGTACCGCTGGAGAAGGAAAAGTACCTTGCATTAATGCCACCTCTGGAACGGTAA